A genomic segment from Bombus affinis isolate iyBomAffi1 chromosome 13, iyBomAffi1.2, whole genome shotgun sequence encodes:
- the LOC126923516 gene encoding inositol hexakisphosphate and diphosphoinositol-pentakisphosphate kinase isoform X4, protein MSYTELEHGYQGLRSASRPIFYVGDLNTVQPTLVGPVASSIYRSSKRAELSDGCSNDDGCMGGSDLEGEGKQVLVGICAMAKKSQSKPMKEILTRLEEFEYIKIVVFPEEVILKESVEDWPIVDCLISFHSKGFPLDKAINYANLRNPFIINNLPMQYDIQDRRRVYAILESEGIEIPRYAVLDRDSSDPKHHELVESEDHVEVNGVTFNKPFVEKPVSAEDHNIYIYYPTSAGGGSQRLFRKIGSRSSVYSPESRVRKTGSYIYEDFMPTDGTDVKVYTVGPDYAHAEARKSPALDGKVERDSEGKEIRYPVILSNAEKLISRKVCLAFKQTVCGFDLLRANGQSFVCDVNGFSFVKNSNKYYDDCAKILGNMILRELAPTLHIPWSVPFQLDDPPIVPTTFGKMMELRCVVAVIRHGDRTPKQKMKVEVRHPKFFEIFAKYDGYKHGHIKLKRPKQLQEILDTARSLLAEIQHRAAGPELEEKQGKLEQLKSVLEMYGHFSGINRKVQMKYQPRGRPRGSSSDDDRLGEPSLVLILKWGGELTPAGRIQAEELGRIFRCMYPGGQGDYAGAQGLGLLRLHSTFRHDLKIYASDEGRVQMTAAAFAKGLLALEGELTPILVQMVKSANTNGLLDNDCDSSKYQNMVKTRLHELLQQDREFTCEDREQINPGNALSINAAMDFVKNPVRCCQHVHTLIQKLMDIVRIKKDDPKTKDAILYHGETWELMGRRWGKIEKDFCTKNKRFDISKIPDIYDCIKYDLQHNNHTLQFEHAEELYIYSKYLADIVIPQEYGLTVQEKLTIGQGICTPLLKKIRADLQRNIEETGEETVNRLNPRYSHGVSSPGRHVRTRLYFTSESHVHSLLTVLRYGGLLDVMKDEQWRRAMEYVSMVSELNYMSQIVVMLYEDPTKDPSSEERFHVELHFSPGVNCCVQKNLPPGPGFRPHSRNESSHNVGESGGSAQDTISQCSTRIEEEDVEMGILEDDFMNPPLQSETPPRTMETDTVDAMIDSPTTSRGVDMMDLHPNMMDEPFDSGFLQSSAPIPISARTVAGHEAARLGSQLAASQRQRRDAERGTIVEPRARSYDHQRQDKPEKAADKLQYQSLDAVNKEEKHVTEQRYLERSGQVLLNVPTEKFSLPHSFSSPEFPVPSIKTSTLRSTPLVTLHTSPLISPNSRSSDVTDIVLPIPTIRSSFFNIDLEQSYDFNPPTQSKKYGRSHSETILPGIERSGELIDSSKPPPSNPWLKRSFFSLSLHERTPKTVTSAGRIKLDKCSRSLSPYVPKCLCYNCNVSELILRSRDLPPVERFNFDIYFARSLSHKFFNCSCYSSLQDVPSRFPRSVSFNDSYGCHRGITGLDHPDLPFVYLKNRPLVFPERQSAAPYLESKVDHCVIHKHQSRGHDRSEWMLFKEKEKWRFDKNIMRRKLNSDSVIGNTRVPFRKLSCPNVRPGDFSCVDSVCSDENGEVTDCSKMYRCWSCPNVNFQWHDSLVHIPNHSSMLYHMSPAHDNDVHDDHEIPRKYYYRSKSPREPFSRLQPQRSFSSPDTRPSIIQPDPTCTARRHRHSISGQMSYFKLLGYNVNKKLTGSANSLFSTAVISGSSSAPNLKDMVPPHASAVAAIEGFGGVPPIRPLETLHNALSLRQLDSFLEMMTSAPLFRTPASSPPKYPSPGGSTHESVNQNINIGGVSREYHSSDLEAVRYRKKLSKPSLDADIDSLLRYITPTPIQYKPSNDGESCDIRNQLSPTSPNSTGWSSEPQSFLSSEPSSPAPTSTGECSMSISLISNDGAQSFNVGPKFSTTPCLDVDFNEFCINIDQEHREGRGSVSYTDYYSNEDGQIRNCSFGASFNSNLQKIMRTDDLPVDNMDDDEDHTITLKQTEEQKKQDVKQIFEQKEYPSTKSSSGYKKIGRFLVESKEISDEDVRIKEADNIDKTKSPASMKTESFNIEKTQKSKDGVDVMQEQQKKKNFSRSQSVSMPKTPTQKQESNYSYKCTSKISSLSNMSDKDLENWKQSMMESKDPCSIEMKAEEPILTVASSMTGNSSVTIGFNVQDEKKEPDL, encoded by the exons ATGTCTTACACTGAATTGGAACATGGTTATCAG GGTCTACGGAGTGCCAGCCGACCAATTTTCTACGTAGGGGATTTAAATACTGTACAACCAACCCTTGTGGGTCCTGTAGCTTCTTCTATATATCGTTCATCAAAAAGA GCCGAACTGTCGGACGGGTGTAGCAATGATGATGGATGCATGGGTGGAAGCGATTTGGAAGGAGAAGGGAAGCAAGTTTTGGTTGGAATCTGTGCGATGGCAAAAAAATCACAAAGTAAACCAATGAAGGAAATTTTAACAAGATTGGAAGAATTTGAGTACATtaaaatagtagtatttcctgaAGAAGTTATTTTGAAG GAGTCTGTAGAAGATTGGCCAATTGTTGATTGTTTAATAAGCTTCCATAGTAAAGGCTTTCCCCTTGATAAAGCTATAAATTATGCTAATCTTAGAAATCCTTTTATCATCAATAATTTGCCCATGCAATATGACATTCAG GATCGTAGGAGAGTCTATGCTATCTTAGAGAGTGAAGGTATTGAAATCCCAAGATATGCTGTCCTGGATAGAGACTCGTCTGATCCAAAAC ATCATGAACTAGTAGAATCAGAAGATCATGTCGAAGTTAATGGTGTTACATTCAACAAACCGTTTGTGGAAAAACCAGTATCTGCAGAGGATcataatatttacatttattatccTACATCTGCAGGTGGAGGCAGTCAAAGATTATTTAGGAAG ATTGGAAGTCGTAGTAGTGTATATTCACCAGAATCTCGAGTTCGTAAAACAGGTTCTTACATATACGAAGATTTTATGCCAACCGACGGTACAGACGTTAAGGTTTATACCGTGGGTCCAGATTATGCTCACGCAGAGGCAAGAAAAAGCCCTGCATTGGATGGTAAAGTCGAAAGAGATTCAGAAGGAAAAGAAATTCGCTATCCGGTTATACTAAGTAATGCTGAAAAGTTAATTAGTAGAAAAGTGTGCTTAGCTTTTAAACAAACAGTTTGTGGTTTTGATTTACTTAG GGCAAACGGGCAGTCATTTGTGTGCGACGTAAATGGGTTTAGTTTTGTAAAGAATTCTAACAAATATTATGATGACTGTGCAAAGATTTTGGGAAATATGATTTTAAGAGAATTAGCACCCACTTTACATATACCATGGAGCGTTCCTTTTCAATTGGACGATCCGCCTATTGTGCCTACAACATTtggaaaaat GATGGAATTACGATGTGTAGTTGCTGTTATAAGGCATGGAGATCGAACGCCAAAACAGAAAATGAAAGTAGAAGTTCGTCACCCGAA ATTTTTCGAGATATTCGCAAAATACGACGGCTACAAGCATGGTCATATTAAATTAAAGAGGCCTAAGCAATTGCAAGAAATATTGGATACCGCACGTAGTTTATTAGCTGAAATACAACATCGTGCTGCTGGACCTGAATTGGAAGAAAAACAAGGAAAATTAGAACAATTGAAAAGCGTCTTAGAAAT GTACGGTCATTTCTCAGGGATAAATCGCAAGGTACAAATGAAATATCAACCAAGAGGCCGACCAAGAGGAAGTTCATCAGATGATG ATCGACTTGGAGAACCTTCCCTTGTATTGATATTAAAATGGGGTGGAGAACTAACACCAGCCGGCCGTATTCAGGCAGAGGAGTTAGGAAGAATATTTCGCTGCATGTATCCTGGTGGTCAAG gtgaTTATGCTGGTGCACAAGGTTTAGGGTTACTTAGACTTCATTCAACATTTCGACATGACTTAAAGATCTATGCAAGTGATGAAGGAAGAGTTCAAATGACAGCAGCAGCCTTCGCAAAAGGTTTACTCGCATTAGAGGGTGAATTAACGCCAATATTAGTGCAGATGGTGAAGAGTGCTAATACTAATGGTCTATTGGACAACGATTGCGATAGTAGTAAATACCAAAATAT GGTAAAAACACGACTTCATGAATTATTACAACAAGACCGAGAATTTACGTGTGAAGACAGAGAACAGATAAATCCTGGTAACGCACTGAGCATTAACGCAGCCATGGATTTTGTTAAAAATCCTGTTCGTTGCTGCCAGCATGTTCATACTTTGATTCAAAAATTAATGGACATTGTTCGTATTAAGAAAGATGATCCTAAAACCAAAG ATGCAATTCTTTATCATGGTGAAACGTGGGAATTAATGGGTCGTCGATGGGGAAAGATTGAGAAGGATTTCTGTACCAAAAATAAGAGGTTCGATATATCGAAAATCCCGGATATTTATGATTGTATAAAGTATGATTTACAACATAACAACCATACGTTGCAATTCGAACACGCGGAGGAATTGTACATTTATTCTAAGTATCTGGCAGATATAGTGATACCACAG gAATATGGATTAACAGTGCAAGAGAAGCTCACCATAGGCCAAGGTATTTGCACTCCTCTACTAAAAAAGATAAGAGCAGATTTGCAGAGAAATATCGAAGAAACTGGAGAAGAAACAGTTAATAGACTCAATCCGAG ATACTCCCATGGAGTTTCTAGTCCCGGTCGGCATGTACGCACAAGACTTTACTTTACAAGTGAAAGCCACGTACATTCTTTGTTGACTGTTTTACGTTATGGTGGTTTACTTGAT GTAATGAAAGATGAACAATGGCGTCGAGCTATGGAGTATGTTAGTATGGTTTCGGAATTAAATTACATGTCTCAAATTGTAGTTATGTTGTACGAAGATCCAACTAAAGATCCTAGCAGCGAAGAACGTTTTCACGTTGAATTGCATTTCAGTCCTGGTGTAAATTGTTGTGTGCAAAAGAATTTACCACCAGGACCAGGTTTTAGACCCCATTCACGCAATGAGAGTAGCCATAATGTA GGTGAAAGTGGTGGTTCTGCTCAAGATACCATTTCACAATGTAGCACCCGAATAGAGGAAGAAGATGTAGAGATGGGAATTTTGGAAGACGATTTTATGAATCCACCATTGCAATCT GAAACACCTCCACGAACAATGGAAACAGATACTGTAGATGCAATGATAGATAGTCCAACAACCAGTAGAGGAGTTGATATGATGGACTTACATCCTAACATGATGGATGAACCATTTGATAGTGGCTTTTTGCAGAGTTCTGCGCCCATTCCAATAAG TGCTAGAACCGTAGCTGGTCATGAAGCAGCAAGACTTGGTAGTCAATTAGCTGCAAGTCAACGTCAACGACGTGATGCAGAAAGAGGCACAATTGTTGAACCACGTGCTCGCAGTTATGATCATCAAAGACAGGACAAGCCCGAGAAAG CTGCGGACAAGCTGCAGTATCAGAGCTTGGACGCGGTCAACAAAGAAG AGAAGCATGTAACAGAGCAACGTTACTTAGAGAGATCTGGCCAGGTTTTGTTAAACGTGCCAACGGAAAAATTCAGTCTGCCACACTCCTTTAGTTCACCGGAGTTTCCAGTTCCTTCGATAAAAACCTCCACTTTGAGATCGACACCCTTGGTGACTTTGCACACATCTCCTCTAATCTCACCGAACAGCCGGAGCTCTGATGTGACGGATATCGTGTTACCAATCCCCACGATTCGTTCTTCGTTTTTCAATATCGATCTCGAACAGTCTTACGATTTTAATCCACCTACTCAGAGTAAGAAATACGGACGTTCTCATTCAGAGACGATTCTTCCTGGGATTGAGCGTAGCGGTGAGTTGATCGATTCCTCGAAACCGCCACCAAGCAATCCGTGGTTAAAGCGATCCTTTTTTTCGTTATCCTTGCACGAAAGAACCCCAAAGACAGTGACATCCGCGGGACGGATCAAACTAGACAAATGTTCTCGTTCATTGTCACCTTACGTACCTAAATGTCTTTGTTATAATTGTAATGTCTCGGAACTGATTCTGAGAAGCAGAGATCTACCGCCTGTCGAGCGTTTCAACTTTGATATCTATTTTGCACGCTCGCTCTCACATAAGTTTTTCAATTGTTCCTGTTACTCGAGCCTCCAGGATGTACCCAGTCGTTTCCCTCGTAGTGTTTCTTTCAATGATAGCTATGGGTGTCACAGAGGAATCACCGGACTAGATCATCCTGATTTACCCTTTGTATATCTAAAGAATAGGCCTCTTGTGTTTCCTGAGAGACAGAGTGCTGCTCCTTATTTAGAGTCAAAGGTCGATCATTGTGTCATACATAAACATCAGTCAAGGGGTCACGATCGCAGTGAATGGATGCTGtttaaggaaaaagaaaagtggAGGTTTGATAAGAATATAATGAGACGAAAATTGAATAGTGATAGTGTAATTGGGAATACACGTGTACCGTTCCGGAAGTTATCCTGTCCCAATGTGAGACCTGGTGACTTTTCTTGTGTTGATTCCGTTTGTTCAGACGAAAATGGTGAAGTTACCGATTGTTCAAAAATGTACAGATGCTGGTCTTGTCCCAATGTGAATTTCCAGTGGCACGATAGCCTGGTACATATACCAAATCATAGTAGTATGCTTTATCATATGTCCCCTGCGCACGATAATGATGTTCACGACGATCACGAGATTCCTCGCAAGTATTACTATCGCTCCAAGAGTCCACGTGAACCGTTCTCCCGACTCCAGCCTCAACGATCCTTCTCATCTCCAGACACACGACCTTCGATCATTCAACCTGACCCTACCTGCACAGCAAGGCGCCACCGTCACAGTATCTCCGGACAGATGAGTTATTTCAAGCTGTTGGGCTACAACGTCAACAAAAAATTGACTGGATCAGCAAACAGTTTGTTCAGCACAGCTGTTATCAGTGGATCCTCCAGTGCGCCAAATCTCAAGGATATGGTACCACCTCATGCCTCTGCTGTTGCTG CAATAGAAGGTTTTGGTGGTGTACCGCCAATAAGACCTTTAGAAACTCTTCACAATGCATTGTCATTACGTCAATTGGATTCCTTTTTGGAAATGATGACCAGTGCGCCTCTGTTTCGAACACCCGCCTCTTCGCCTCCAAAGTATCCTTCACCTGGTGGATCAACCCACGAATCGGTTAACCAAAATATCAATATTGGAGGAGTCAGTCGCGAGTACCACTCTTCCGACCTGGAAGCTGTCAGGTACCGTAAGAAATTAAGTAAACCATCCTT AGATGCAGACATTGATTCTCTTCTTAGGTACATCACGCCAACGCCCATACAGTATAAACCTTCGAACGATGGAGAATCTTGTGATATAAGAAATCAGTTGTCACCAACCAGCCCTAATA GTACTGGATGGAGCAGTGAACCACAATCATTTCTCTCTTCTGAACCCTCATCTCCTGCACCGACTTCAACAGGAGAATGCAGTATGTCTATAAGCTTAATCAGCAATGACgg TGCTCAATCGTTTAATGTGGGTCCTAAATTTTCCACAACTCCCTGCTTGGATGTGGATTTTAAcgaattttgtataaatatcgaTCAAGAGCATAGAGAGGGTCGTGGTAGTGTAtcatatacagattattatagCAATGAAGATGGTCAAATACGAAACTGTAGTTTTGGAGCAAGCTTCAATTCTAATTTACAAAAGATCATGCGTACTGATGATCTTCCGGTTGATAATATGGATGATGATGAGGACCATACTATAACTTTAAAACAAACTGAAGAGCAGAAAAAGCAAGATgtgaaacaaatatttgaaCAGAAGGAATATCCAAGCACAAAATCTAGTAGTGGCTATAAGAAAATTGGaag ATTCCTTGTTGAAAGCAAGGAAATATCAGACGAAGACGTCAGGATTAAAGAAGCAGATAATATAGACAAGACAAAATCACCTGCTTCTATGAAAACTGAATCTTTTAATatagaaaaaacacaaaaaagcAAAGATGGTGTTGATGTTATGCAAGAGCAacagaagaaaaaaaatttttctCGATCTCAGAGTGTTTCTATGCCAAAAACTCCTACACAGAAGCAAGAATCAAATTACAGCTACAAATGTACTTCAAAGATAAGCTCTCTTTCAAATATGTCAGATAAAGATTTGGAGAATTGGAAGCAGAGCATGATGGAATCAAAAGATCCTTGCTCCATAGAAATGAAGGCAGAGGAGCCAATTCTGACTGTAGCAAGTAGCATGACAGGTAACTCTAGCGTGACAATAGGTTTTAATgttcaagatgaaaaaaaagaacctgatctttaa